A region of Necator americanus strain Aroian chromosome I, whole genome shotgun sequence DNA encodes the following proteins:
- a CDS encoding hypothetical protein (NECATOR_CHRI.G588.T1), with the protein MPDNPSNGFTNRESMELADIIEEIECNRRKITELIERNEELEQRKAEIEFALEIRHAEKAEKIAATKFDGTFPWSDEVDTILKKVFRLSSFRPLQKEVINAIMSNLDTLVVMSTGAGKSLCYQLPAVAMKEGDDAETLARIKINNNLGSVVQK; encoded by the exons ATGCCTGATAATCCTTCTAATGGGTTCACAAATCGTGAGTCTATGGAATTAGCCGATATCATTGAAGAGATCGAGTGTAATCGACGTAAAATCACCGAACTCATCGAACGGAATGAAGAACTTGAACAACGAAAGGCCGAG attgaATTTGCTCTAGAGATTAGACATGCTGagaaagctgaaaaaattGCTGCTACAAAGTTTGACGGGACATTTCCATGGAGTGACGAAGTGGACACCATTCTGAAGAAG GTTTTTCGTCTGTCCTCATTTCGTCCTCTCCAAAAGGAAGTGATTAATGCGATTATGTCAAATCTCGACACACTCGTGGTTATGAGCACAGGAGCTGGCAAAAGTTTATGCTATCAACTTCCAGCAGTTGCTATGAAAG aaggcgacgacgctgaaacgttagccagaataaagatcaataacaatcttggttctgtaGTACAAAAGTAG
- a CDS encoding hypothetical protein (NECATOR_CHRI.G588.T2) — translation MPDNPSNGFTNRESMELADIIEEIECNRRKITELIERNEELEQRKAEIEFALEIRHAEKAEKIAATKFDGTFPWSDEVDTILKKVFRLSSFRPLQKEVINAIMSNLDTLVVMSTGAGKSLCYQLPAVAMKENKVSAHLKFLKVMNNIIVDGVDILDNHKQKYKTSDL, via the exons ATGCCTGATAATCCTTCTAATGGGTTCACAAATCGTGAGTCTATGGAATTAGCCGATATCATTGAAGAGATCGAGTGTAATCGACGTAAAATCACCGAACTCATCGAACGGAATGAAGAACTTGAACAACGAAAGGCCGAG attgaATTTGCTCTAGAGATTAGACATGCTGagaaagctgaaaaaattGCTGCTACAAAGTTTGACGGGACATTTCCATGGAGTGACGAAGTGGACACCATTCTGAAGAAG GTTTTTCGTCTGTCCTCATTTCGTCCTCTCCAAAAGGAAGTGATTAATGCGATTATGTCAAATCTCGACACACTCGTGGTTATGAGCACAGGAGCTGGCAAAAGTTTATGCTATCAACTTCCAGCAGTTGCTATGAAAG AGAACAAAGTGTCAGCTCACCTGAAATTCCTGAAGGTCATGAATAACATCATCGTAGACGGCGTTGATATCTTGGACAACCATAAACAGAAATATAAGACATCCGACTTATAA